Proteins from one Penicillium digitatum chromosome 2, complete sequence genomic window:
- a CDS encoding ATP dependent DNA ligase, central, whose translation MRQAENYIPAGQELSVEEIDRAMAMIASRCRFSGPLVRRNRTAVDLEEILSKLYRRSSSRDAKWLTRMILKSYSPIVFPEQYILKKFHFLLPQLLQLQNSFEGALEMLTSDPISHFPANPDPQSARRLTTIALRHMCPRPGIKVGRPDYYKARSIKHCHQMANGRRMSIERKYDGEYCQIHVDLSNRLTPIQIFSKSGKDSTADKDKVIPVIEESLRTGLPDCKFAHRCIVEGELLVWNDQDRKLMDFNKIRRFLPRSGIMIGVDNDSPPQPYEHLMIMFFDILLLDDDVCLAKPHRERRLLLQKVVKTIPGRAELAYQEVLDFNRVDSYHRLEKSFEKAIAKRWEGYVLKASDEPYFPLYCTGVDHMFGRWIKLKKDYIPGLGDTLDLALVGASYNARDAPDLGQIKGLKWTHFLVGCLLNPEHVKGGNALPRFRVVDVISRHCMSIRTMQTLNQTGEFYACEPETFEGFHIEYGHEALPTATTLFKRPFVVEMLGSGFEKPSGARYFTLRFPRILKIHLDRTLEECTSFHELLTAAEHARAVPADELEERERWSKRLKVGSGLDQSVVRSPSPEATCSDTDEETNSASSQVPQATTTSGESFMDICLSMDRMREDSIKKDSHDQSYNDRPLSPLVYIDEILIHTEDKNPVLGTSMLVESKSPSSHQHSSQKDGQIASQESSVLIYPMRTTSLISAHEEHSRELHDAQEQLSDKQLVPKSPRQKCKVSPRSPLTTIPIWTPKTSLGSFTLPETDKTPSNDCESRDLNEFIRCLCSDKSASSLQQSNPYATSQGTVFGIVLFDPKASQLGEEMHRLATTLSSFVHSGTSPLPSMGSIFFLGSSMVECDLNPDDIRFCLRETWKDIGRDHFYGCLSWNLIKRSDETSIGREHLRSESNRNLHDTTKETAQPPNSGPRTPWIEMTFDETAIAVLGEYISIEPLAHVMHN comes from the exons ATGCGGCAAGCCGAGAATTACATTCCGGCGGGACAGGAGCTGTCGGTAGAAGAAATCGATCGCGCCATGGCTATGATTGCATCACGCTGCCGCTTCTCTGGTCCACTGGTCCGTCGGAATCGTACAGCTGTGGACCTTGAAGAAATTCTATCAAAACTGTACCGTCGATCAAGCAGCCGCGACGCCAAATGGCTCACTCGCATGATTCTCAAAAGCTATTCTCCGATCGTTTTTCCAGAACAGTATATCCTGAAGAAATTTCACTTTCTTCTGCCACAACTGCTTCAGCTTCAGAATTCTTTCGAAGGGGCGTTAGAGATGCTTACTTCCGATCCAATAAGCCACTTTCCCGCAAACCCGGATCCTCAATCAGCCAGAAGACTTACCACTATTGCTCTACGGCACATGTGCCCTCGTCCTGGTATTAAGGTGGGACGACCTGATTATTACAAAGCCCGGAGTATCAAACATTGTCACCAAATGGCCAACGGTCGTCGAATGAGTATCGAACGTAAATACGATGGTGAATATTGTCAGATCCACGTGGATCTCTCTAACAGACTCACCCCCATTCAGATCTTCTCCAAAAGTGGCAAGGACTCAACCGCAGATAAAGACAAGGTCATTCCTGTAATAGAAGAATCGCTCCGTACCGGATTGCCTGACTGCAAATTTGCTCACCGCTGTATCGTTGAAGGAGAACTGCTTGTATGGAATGACCAGGATCGTAAACTGATGGACTTTAACAAAATTCGGAGGTTCCTTCCGCGATCTGGCATCATGATTGGCGTTGATAATGATTCTCC GCCGCAACCGTACGAGCACCTGATGATCATGTTCTTTGacattcttcttcttgatgacgaCGTATGCCTTGCCAAGCCTCATCGGGAAAGACGACTCCTTTTACAGAAGGTGGTGAAGACCATCCCGGGCCGAGCGGAGCTCGCCTATCAGGAAGTTTTGGACTTCAACCGAGTTGATAGCTATCATCGGCTCGAAAAGAGTTTCGAAAAAGCAATTGCTAAACGTTGGGAGGGATATGTCTTGAAGGCTTCTGACGAGCCTTATTTTCCATTGTACTGCACTGGTGTGGATCATATGTTTGGCCGATGGATTAAACTCAAGAAAGATTATATACCCGGCCTTGGAGACACTTTAGACCTTGCGTTGGTCGGAGCTAGCTATAACGCGCGGGACGCTCCTGATCTGGGTCAAATAAAAGGACTGAAATGGACTCACTTTCTTGTTGGTTGTCTTCTCAACCCAGAGCATGTTAAAGGCGGCAACGCATTGCCGCGTTTCCGAGTCGTCGATGTGATTAGCCGACATTGCATGAGCATTCGCACCATGCAAACCCTCAATCAAACCGGCGAGTTCTATGCATGTGAACCTGAGACGTTCGAAGGCTTTCACATCGAGTATGGGCACGAAGCCCTTCCCACTGCAACCACCCTGTTTAAGCGCCCATTTGTCGTCGAGATGTTGGGCAGTGGATTTGAAAAACCATCTGGTGCAAGATACTTCACACTTCGATTTCCTCGAATTTTGAAGATACACTTGGACCGAACGCTGGAAGAGTGTACCTCTTTCCATGAACTGTTGACTGCAGCAGAACATGCCCGTGCTGTGCCAGCAGATGAACTAGAAGAACGCGAGAGATGGTCAAAACGCCTGAAGGTTGGGAGTGGACTTGATCAATCTGTTGTGCGATCTCCAAGCCCAGAAGCGACTTGTTCAGACACCGATGAGGAGACGAATTCCGCGTCATCCCAGGTTCCGCAAGCCACCACTACTTCTGGAGAAAGCTTTATGGACATATGTTTATCAATGGATAGGATGCGTGAAGATTCGATAAAGAAAGACAGTCATGACCAGTCATACAATGACCGTCCATTATCCCCTCTAGTCTACATCGATGAGATATTAATACACACTGAGGATAAAAATCCTGTTCTCGGGACGAGTATGCTCGTGGAAAGCAAAAGCCCATCGTCTCATCAGCACTCCAGCCAGAAGGATGGACAGATTGCATCGCAGGAATCTTCAGTGCTAATATATCCCATGCGGACAACCAGCTTGATTTCTGCACACGAAGAGCACTCTCGAGAATTACACGACGCACAGGAACAGCTTTCGGACAAGCAATTGGTGCCCAAATCACCCAGGCAGAAATGCAAGGTGTCACCTAGATCTCCTTTGACAACTATCCCCATTTGGACACCTAAAACCTCACTGGGAAGCTTTACACTTCCCGAAACTGACAAAACGCCTAGCAATGATTGCGAATCCCGTGATTTGAACGAATTTATTCGGTGTCTCTGCTCGGATAAATCTGCTTCTTCCCTACAACAATCAAACCCCTATGCTACGTCACAAGGGACAGTGTTTGGAATTGTCCTGTTTGATCCCAAAGCAAGTCAACTAGGTGAAGAAATGCACCGCCTCGCTACCACCCTTTCCAGCTTCGTCCATTCTGGAACAAGTCCACTCCCCTCCATGGGAAGCATCTTCTTTTTAGGCTCGAGCATGGTGGAATGTGATCTTAATCCCGATGATATTCGCTTTTGCTTGCGTGAGACGTGGAAAGACATTGGACGTGATCATTTCTATGGCTGTCTTTCATGGAATCTTATCAAGCGATCTGATGAAACATCAATCGGAAGAGAGCATCTCCGCTCTGAATCGAATCGCAATCTTCATGACACGACTAAGGAGACGGCACAGCCCCCGAACTCTGGACCAAGGACCCCATGGATTGAGATGACCTTTGACGAAACAGCCATTGCTGTGCTGGGCGAGTATATCTCAATCGAACCTCTAGCTCATGTTATGCATAATTGA
- a CDS encoding 20S cyclosome subunit (APC8), putative — protein MVEPTDDGIRELMYQLENAATKCSERCLYQSSKWAAEMLDSLRPLDHENTDLESPMEILDTPPSAINPYLGQRDPVEATLEIQESYKYLLAKSYFDTREYDRCAAVFLPPTTPPVPMSITSPNSKPRPSRTSCNGKDKTSPFQSPKNQKAQIQQNPYPKLSQKSLFLALYAKFLAGEKRKEEETEMVLGPADGGMAVNRELSGLARGLDGWLSERTAQGLDGRGQGWLEYLYAVVLLKGRNEELAKKWLIRCVHQNPYHWGAWQELNDLLGSTEDLKQILELLPQNVMSLIFYVYCSQELYQATEDTYRSLSELQSMFPESAFLKTQHALLLYHSKDFEEAAQIFEGILATSPHRLDSLDHYSNILYVMDQRPQLAFVAQVATATDKFRPETCCVVGNYYSLKSEHEKAVMYFRRALTLDRNFLSAWTLMGHEYIEMKNTHTAIESYRRAVDVNRKDYRAWYGLGQAYEVLDMSFYALFYYQRAAALRPYDPKMWQAVGSCYAKMGRVEQSIQALKRALVAGSLQSDDSGQSGTGASPGSGSRKILDPETLHQIATLYERLGDEEEAAAYMELTLQQESGAPVNESPDDGESSASDNGLESDAEIEHSGDEDTDLSQRNRHSRKTRAKAESLAMQNDDSIVSETWNGTGVTATTSKARLWLAQYASRNGDLDRADQLASELCQDGIEVEEAKALMRDVRARREGAT, from the exons ATGGTAGAACCTACAGATGATGGAATACGGGAGCTCATGTACCAACTGGAAAATGCTGCAACTAAATGCTCTGAGCGATGCCTTTATCAATCTTCAAAATG GGCCGCTGAAATGCTCGATTCCCTCCGGCCTTTAGATCATGAAAACACTGACCTCGAGTCTCCGATGGAGATTTTAGATACTCCTCCTTCGGCAATAAATCCCTACCTCGGACAGCGCGATCCAGTAGAAGCAACCCTTGAAATCCAAGAGTCCTACAAATACCTGCTTGCCAAATCCTACTTCGACACCCGTGAATATGACCGATGTGCGGCCGTATTCCTCCCTCCGACAACACCACCCGTTCCTATGTCAATAACCTCGCCCAACTCCAAACCGAGGCCATCACGAACTTCATGCAACGGCAAGGACAAAACCTCACCGTTTCAAAGCCCAAAGAACCAAAAGGCTCAAATACAGCAAAATCCATATCCAAAACTAAGTCAGAAATCGCTATTCCTTGCCCTATACGCGAAATTTTTAGCCGGAGAGAAGCGCAAGGAAGAGGAAACCGAGATGGTGCTAGGTCCAGCAGATGGTGGGATGGCGGTCAACCGAGAGTTGTCCGGTCTCGCTAGAGGTTTAGATGGATGGCTATCCGAACGAACTGCACAGGGACTAGATGGTCGAGGACAGGGGTGGTTGGAGTATCTCTATGCTGTGGTCTTGTTAAAAGGACGGAATGAGGAGCTGGCGAAGAAATGGCTGATCCGCTGTGTGCATCAAAACCCGTACCATTGGGGTGCCTGGCAGGAACTGAATGACCTCTTAGGCAGCACAGAAGAC TTAAAACAAATCCTCGAACTTCTGCCGCAAAACGTCATGAGCTTAATATTCTACGTCTACTGCAGCCAGGAGCTGTACCAGGCCACAGAAGACACATACAGGTCACTCTCCGAGCTACAGTCAATGTTCCCAGAAAGCGCATTCCTCAAAACACAGCACGCATTGTTGTTATATCACTCCAAAG ACTTCGAGGAAGCGGCCCAAATTTTTGAAGGCATTCTGGCCACATCCCCCCACCGCTTAGACAGCCTAGATCATTATTCGAACATCCTTTACGTGATGGACCAGCGCCCTCAACTTGCGTTTGTCGCTCAGGTCGCAACCGCCACAGACAAGTTCCGCCCAGAAACCTGCTGTGTTGTCGGTAACTACTATTCATTGAAATCCGAGCATGAGAAGGCAGTAATGTACTTTCGACGTGCACTCACGCTCGACCGGAACTTCTTGTCTGCATGGACCCTCATGGGCCATGAATACATCGAGATGAAGAATACACACACCGCCATCGAGTCATACCGCCGGGCAGTCGATGTGAATCGCAAGGACTACCGTGCCTGGTACGGTCTCGGACAGGCCTACGAAGTCTTAGATATGTCTTTCTACGCCCTGTTTTACTACCAACGTGCCGCAGCACTCCGTCCGTATGATCCAAAGATGTGGCAAGCAGTCGGATCGTGCTACGCAAAGATGGGCCGAGTGGAACAGAGTATTCAAGCTCTGAAGCGTGCATTGGTGGCTGGATCATTACAGTCAGATGACAGCGGGCAGTCGGGTACTGGCGCAAGCCCTGGCTCTGGGAGTCGCAAGATCCTTGACCCAGAAACACTGCACCAAATCGCGACACTGTATGAGCGTCTTGGAGACGAAGAGGAGGCCGCTGCATACATGGAACTTACTCTCCAACAGGAGTCTGGCGCTCCTGTCAATGAAAGCCCGGACGATGGCGAGTCTTCTGCCTCGGACAATGGCCTTGAAAGCGATGCCGAGATTGAACATTCCGGAGACGAAGACACCGATCTGTCTCAACGAAATCGTCATAGTCGCAAGACTCGCGCTAAGGCTGAATCACTTGCTATGCAAAACGATGACTCCATCGTCAGCGAGACGTGGAACGGTACCGGTGTCACAGCAACTACATCCAAGGCACGATTATGGTTGGCACAGTATGCGTCACGGAACGGTGATCTTGACCGTGCGGACCAGCTAGCGAGCGAGTTGTGCCAGGATGGAATTGAGGTAGAGGAGGCCAAGGCGTTGATGAGGGACGTTCGGGCTAGAAGGGAGGGTGCGACATGA
- a CDS encoding Catabolite degradation protein, putative, which yields MLESARTQWFGEEHGDDAEIVTCIVSFSHPVMARSRTVPDAPSHPHHFVIADVCNSSQNLFKKKGRLGLFLPSEDSFLCLQDRRGLTTPDNSTNCAEWDFKLNTVGSGTKAEVPQDTTSSFSFESHFPSPTSSSHHLIISSSHLPRFSFSEQKPARVPRCGAVTVHELAMTTAMNRWTDLPNWHVDVFTGVVVARWRRDSATCIGMKPLLSDRAWAWCGRELRDKANEWCQKRSIQVVNTGSCVCQSDPVTALRTGELADSADVQRQIEKSRQLFLALPYEVERVRDTGSTKVRLTFHLNNLYPMHQGLYRLIVMLGWAILLWNGYLVQGQYGVEWENELPEGLLAFQVPAKLDFTPKLVTINLTTVTIASPVFKGTPGDYYPPPLEICSPAPHRPLITSDHPDPPLPINTAPASVGNPGSQTSEFLSTASQPPSSSTSRPNRRRRLSSSPDNLGPSSARTGYLPRIARETASQNYPSHLLGRPEGRPPSPKRRRLVIMRPDGTSTENGFVDASNDSLASPSRKTSLNGQAATNGSSHTNGSKRPSQSSTYYGHNREEVTRILIQSLHELGYNESASLLSSESGYELETSGVATFRSAVLGGRWPEAERILIHSFQSSGSQQIDRKSPQGDTLVLAEEADRNEMLFYLRQQKFLELLEARDLTAALTVLRQELTPLNFDVERLHALSSLLMCPADVLHAQPGWDGSASSSRERLLGELSKSISPSVMIPQHRLAILLDHVKRTQINNCFYHNTAEPPSLYSDHMCDRNDFPLDVIVDLTHHSDEVWYCEFSHDGSKLVTAGKDQNVLIYNTTDFSVLHRLSEHEDGVAFASWSPDDSKLITCSQDKKARVWSVESGRCLLTINHHRQPVTAAAWTADGESFVTASLDAESQLRHWSMRGQPLYTWKGGFRVQDCAISPDGRRLVAADTVSKVHVYNMLTYEEDYCLPLPSNVTSVSISKDSRHVLISLAEGEIQLVDMETAAVVRQFKGQKQGEFVIRSTFGGAAENFVVSGSEDSKVYIWHKENGNIVETLEGHISGCVNSISWNPADPGMFASAGDDSAVRIWSRESNRSRQVGPVQRSGISSNGFTRTSALRTTFTF from the exons ATGCTTGAATCTGCTCGAACGCAATGGTTCGGCGAGGAGCATGGTGATGATGCTGAGATAGTGACCTGTATCGTATCATTTTCCCACCCTGTAATGGCCAGGTCACGGACAGTGCCTGATGCGCCCTCGCATCCTCACCATTTTGTCATTGCTGACGTTTGTAATAGCTCGCAGAATCTTTTTAAGAAAAAAGGACGACTAGGGCTTTTTCTGCCATCAGAAGATTCCTTCTTATGTTTACAAGAT AGACGTGGGCTAACTACTCCGGACAACTCCACTAACTGCGCGGAATG GGATTTTAAACTAAACACAGTGGGCTCGGGGACGAAGGCTGAAGTGCCTCAAGACACGACctcctctttctcttttgagTCACACTTCCCATCCCCCACTTCCTCATCTCATCATCTCATCATTTCATCATCTCACCTCCCTCGATTTTCTTTCAGTGAACAGAA GCCCGCCCGCGTGCCCAGGTGTG GCGCTGTCACGGTACATGAGCTGGCCATGACTACCGCAATGAATCGTTGGACTGATCTCCCGAACTGGCATGTCGACGTCTTCACTGGTGTGGTCGTGGCGCGCTGGCGGCGAGACAGCGCCACCTGCATCGGGATGAAACCCCTGCTGAGTGACCGGGCTTGGGCCTGGTGCGGGCGGGAACTGCGCGACAAGGCCAACGAATGGTGTCAGAAAAGATCTATCCAGGTGGTAAATACTGGGTCTTGTGTATGCCAGTCTGATCCTGTGACCGCGCTTCGAACGGGGGAGCTGGCTG ATTCGGCAGATGTCCAGAGGCAGATCGAGAAGTCACGGCAGCTGTTCCTG GCTCTGCCGTATGAAGTGGAGCGTGTTCGGGATACAGGGTCGACGAAGGTGCGCCTCACCTTCCATCTCAACAATCTGTACCCGATGCACCAGGGCCTCTACCGTTTAATCGTGATGCTGGGCTGGGCTATCCTGTTGTGGAACGGCTATCTGGTGCAGGGGCA GTATGGGGTAGAATGGGAGAATGAGCTTCCCGAAGGGCTGCTCGCCTTCCAGGTCCCAGCGAAG CTTGATTTCACA CCCAAGCTAGTGACCATCAATTTGACAACTGTGACAATTGCATCGCCTGTTTTCAAAGGAACTCCCGGCGATTACTATCCGCCACCGCTTGAGATCTGCTCACCTG CACCGCATCGGCCCTTGATCACCTCCGACCACCCTGATCCCCCTTTACCCATCAATACAGCTCCCGCCTCGGTAGGCAATCCCGGGTCCCAAACGTCAGAGTTCCTGTCCACCGCATCTCAACCACCCAGTTCATCTACCTCTCGGCCCAACCGTCGCCGCCGCCTGTCGAGTAGTCCGGATAACCTTGGTCCCTCCTCGGCGAGGACGGGATACCTTCCACGAATAGCACGTGAGACTGCATCTCAGAATTACCCCAGCCATCTTCTTGGCCGACCGGAGGGCCGACCTCCTTCCCCCAAGCGCAGGCGCCTGGTAATCATGCGTCCCGACGGAACTTCAACAGAAAATGGCTTTGTAGACGCCTCGAACGACTCCCTTGCATCGCCGTCGAGGAAAACTAGTCTGAATGGGCAAGCGGCGACCAACGGGAGCTCTCACACCAATGGCTCTAAAAGGCCATCCCAGTCTTCTACCTACTATGGCCACAACCGGGAGGAGGTGACGCGGATTTTGATCCAGAGTCTGCATGAGCTGGGTTATAATGAGTCGGCATCCCTGTTAAGCTCGGAGAGCGGCTATGAACTCGAAACGTCTGGGGTTGCAACGTTCCGGAGCGCGGTGTTGGGGGGAAGATGGCCAGAAGCCGAGAGAATCTTGATTCACTCGTTTCAAAGTTCCGGCTCACAACAGATCGACAGGAAATCTCCACAAGGCGATACCTTGGTATTAGCGGAGGAGGCCGATAGGAACGAGATGCTATTCTATCTCCGACAACAGAAATTCCTCGAGTTGCTCGAAGCGCGTGATCTAACTGCAGCTCTTACCGTCCTTCGCCAAGAACTGACCCCGTTGAATTTCGATGTGGAGCGTCTACATGCGCTATCAAG TCTTCTTATGTGCCCAGCCGATGTCTTACATGCCCAGCCGGGATGGGATGGCTCCGCTAGCTCGTCTCGTGAACGACTCCTTGGCGAGTTGTCAA AATCCATCTCTCCTTCCGTGATGATCCCGCAACATCGCCTGGCCATCTTACTAGATCACGTCAAGCGGACTCAAATCAACAACTGCTTTTACCATAATACCGCCGAACCTCCGTCACTCTACTCTGACCATATGTGCGATCGAAATGACTTCCCATTGGACGTCATTGTTGACTTGACTCACCACTCTGATGAAGTATGGTATTGCGAGTTTTCTCACGATGGTTCCAAGCTGGTTACTGCTGGCAAGGACCAAAATGTGCTCATCTACAATACAACAGATTTCAGTGTTCTCCACAGACTTTCGGAACATGAGGACGGAGTAGCGTTCGCCAGTTGGAGCCCAGATGATTCGAAACTAATTACTTGCTCGCAAGATAAGAAGGCGCGCGTATGGAGCGTTGAG AGCGGCCGTTGTCTACTCACCAtcaaccaccaccgccaacCAGTGACTGCGGCTGCCTGGACAGCAGATGGGGAGTCTTTTGTGACAGCTTCTCTCGATGCTGAATCACAGCTCCGTCACTGGAGCATGCGCGGCCAGCCTCTATACACGTGGAAAGGTGGATTCCGTGTACAAGACTGTGCCATTAGCCCCGACGGACGACGTCTTGTTGCTGCCGACACAGTATCAAAGGTTCATGTGTACAACATGCTTACATACGAAGAAGACTATTGTCTCCCATTGCCGAGCAATGTAACCTCAGTTTCCATCAGCAAAGACTCGCGGCACGTGCTTATAAGCCTGGCTGAGGGTGAAATTCAGCTAGTTGACATGGAAACTGCTGCGGTTGTTCGTCAGTTCAAGGGACAGAAGCAAGGCGAGTTCGTGATTCGGAGCACGTTCGGAGGAGCAGCTGAGAACTTTGTCGTCAGCGGAAGTGAAG ACTCGAAAGTCTACATCTGGCACAAAGAGAACGGCAACATCGTAGAGACTCTGGAGGGACATATTTCTGGATGCGTGAACTCAATATCATGGAACCCAGCAGACCCAGGAATGTTCGCATCGGCAGGCGACGATAGTGCAGTAAGGAT CTGGTCCCGAGAAAGCAACCGATCCCGTCAAGTAGGACCCGTTCAACGCAGCGGGATATCCTCGAATGGATTCACGCGGACTAGCGCATTGAGGACAACGTTTACTTTCTGA
- a CDS encoding Splicing factor 3a subunit 3, putative, whose product MLLEDQRFIHEDLERLEQAIADRVAEEPRNARGRLARDHEVAQFLDRIESQSKRLLEIYQDADGLREKEVQSISTGDQFDEFYKQLGQIKEHHKRYPNEPIENLEQAYNRRQTAEGEAPRTAIDNMFTGEEGFGQYLDLTSLHEDYLNLPGVKRLSYVQYLDIFDSFTPPAMPIKRKDKISDRYFSYVGELASYLESFIKRVQPLQPLNELFASFDQEFEKQWAAKEVPGWTEEKLENGTSGPATQGTGEGIWCADCEKEFKNENVHRSHLTGKKHIRAAEARKAAGTPDEKSSASQGKSSAHSLKERAVARREHQIRSLTNVLREERQATRINVERRQGMTERERQMEWEAVQAGLDHTGPEPRVGEESEEEDEEIIYNPLKLPLAWDGKPIPFWLYKLHGLGVEYQCEICGNYTYMGRRAFDKHFSENLHIHGLKCLGITSNTNLFREITSINEAMALWEQLERDRKKERDSRDNVVQMEDAEGNVMPERIYLDLQKQGIL is encoded by the exons ATGTTGCTCGAAGATCAAAGGTTCATCCACGAGGATTTAGAGCGGCTGGAACAGGCTATCGCTGATCGCGTGGCGGAAGAGCCTCGAAAT GCCCGAGGCCGTCTGGCTCGCGACCATGAAGTCGCTCAATTCTTAGACAGAATCGAGAGTCAGTCCAAGCGACTCTTGGAGATCTACCAAGATGCCGATGGATTGCGGGAGAAGGAAGTGCAGTCTATCTCAACGGGCGACCAATTTGATGAGTTCTATAAGCAGTTGGGGCAAATCAAAGAGCACCACAAGCGTTACCCGAACGAACCAATCGAGAATCTCGAACAAGCATACAACCGCCGTCAGACTGCCGAAGGAGAGGCTCCCCGCACCGCAATCGATAATATGTTCACTGGCGAAGAAGGGTTTGGACAGTACCTGGATCTCACAAGTCTTCATGAAGATTATCTCAATCTCCCTGGAGTTAAGCGCCTATCTTACGTTCAATATCTCGACATCTTCGACTCCTTCACACCGCCAGCCATGCCAATTAAACGGAAGGACAAAATCTCGGATCGTTACTTCAGCTACGTTGGCGAGCTTGCTAGCTATCTCGAAAGTTTCATCAAGAGAGTTCAGCCACTGCAACCCTTGAACGAGCTTTTTGCCAGCTTTGACCAGGAATTCGAGAAGCAATGGGCTGCGAAGGAGGTTCCGGGCTGGACAGAAGAAAAGCTCGAGAATGGTACGTCTGGCCCAGCCACCCAAGGGACCGGCGAGGGTATTTGGTGCGCAGATTGCGAAAAGGAATTCAAGAATGAGAACGTACATCGGAGCCATTTGACCGGCAAGAAACATATTCGAGCGGCAGAAGCCCGCAAAGCAGCAGGCACACCCGACGAGAAGTCATCTGCATCCCAAGGCAAGTCTTCGGCTCACAGCCTGAAGGAGCGTGCAGTTGCACGACGTGAACACCAAATTCGATCCCTGACGAATGTCCTGCGCGAGGAGCGACAAGCCACAAGAATCAACGTTGAGCGCCGACAGGGTATGACCGAACGGGAACGTCAAATGGAGTGGGAAGCCGTGCAGGCTGGTCTCGATCACACAGGCCCCGAGCCTCGCGTCGGCGAAGAATCGGAggaagaggacgaggagaTCATTTACAACCCATTGAAGTTGCCACTGGCATGGGATGGAAAACCTATTCCATTCTGGCTCTACAAGCTCCATGGACTTGGCGTCGAGTACCAGTGCGAGATTTGCGGAAACTACACATACATGGGTCGACGAGCATTTGACAAACATTTCTCTGAAAACCTCCACATCCACGGACTGAAGTGCCTTGGCATTACCTCCAACACCAATCTCTTCCGTGAGATCACTAGTATTAATGAGGCCATGGCGCTTTGGGAGCAACTTGAGAGGGATCGGAAGAAGGAAAGAGATTCACGCGATAACGTCGTTCAAATGGAGGATGCAGAGGGCAACGTTATGCCCGAAAGGATCTACTTGGATCTACAAAAGCAGGGTATTCTTTAA
- a CDS encoding Eukaryotic translation initiation factor eIF-4A subunit, putative — translation MADGIDRRAEERMEFSTSKEVTVAPTFEDMHLKESLLRGIYAYGYESPSAVQSRAIVQICKGRDTIAQAQSGTGKTATFAISTLQIIDTVVRETQALVLSPTRELATQIQSVVMALGDYMNVQCHACIGGTNVGEDIRKLDYGQHVVSGTPGRVADMIRRRNLRTRHIKMLVLDEADELLNRGFREQIYDVYRYLPPATQVVVVSATLPYDVLDMTTKFMTDPVRVLVKRDELTLEGIKQYFIAVEKEEWKFDTLCDLYDTLTITQAVIFCNTRRKVDWLTDKMREANFTVSSMHGEMPQKERDSIMQDFRQGNSRVLISTDVWARGIDVQQVSLVINYDLPTNRENYIHRIGRSGRFGRKGVAINFVTSDDVRILRDIELYYSTQIDEMPMNVADLLS, via the exons ATGGCGGACGGAATCGACAGACGCGCCGAGG AGCGCATGGAGTTCAGCACCTCCAAGGAGGTGACGGTCGCGCCGACTTTCGAGGATATGCACTTAAAGGAGAGCCTGCTTCGCGGAATTTACGCCTACGGATACGAGTCTCCTTCAGCTGTGCAATCCCGTGCGATTGTTCAAATCTGCAAAGGTCGCGACACTATTGCCCAGGCTCAGTCCGGTACTGGTAAAACTGCTACATTCGCGATCAGTACCTTGCAGATCATTGATACTGTTGTGCGCGAGACCCAAG CTCTCGTTCTGTCCCCGACTCGCGAACTCGCAACCCAAATTCAATCCGTCGTTATGGCCCTTGGCGATTATATGAACGTCCAGTGCCACGCTTGTATTGGAGGAACCAACGTTGGCGAAGATATCCGCAAACTTGACTACGGCCAACACGTTGTCTCGGGAACTCCTGGTCGTGTGGCGGATATGATCCGTCGCCGAAACCTGCGCACACGTCACATCAAGATGCTCGTTCTCGATGAGGCCGATGAGCTCCTTAACCGCGGTTTCCGCGAGCAGATTTACGATGTTTACCGTTACCTGCCCCCCGCGACGCAGGTCGTCGTGGTCTCTGCCACTCTCCCATACGACGTCCTGGACATGACCACAAAGTTCATGACTGACCCCGTCCGTGTTCTGGTCAAGCGTGACGAGTTGACATTGGAAGGTATCAAGCAATACTTCATTGCCGTTGAGAAGGAGGAATGGAAATTCGACACACTTTGCGATCTGTATGACACCTTGACCATCACCCAGGCCGTTATCTTCTGCAACACCCGCCGAAAGGTCGACTGGCTTACCGACAAGATGCGTGAGGCCAACTTCACCGTCTCTAGTATGCACGGCGAGATGCCTCAGAAGGAGCGTGATAGTATTATGCAAGACTTCCGTCAGGGAAATTCTCGTGTCCTCATTTCTACCGATGTCTGGGCCCGTGGTATCGATGTCCAGCAAGTCTCCCTGGTCATCAACTACGACTTGCCTACCAACCGTGAAAACTACATTCACCGTATTGGTCGATCTGGACGGTTCGGCCGCAAGGGTGTGGCCATCAACTTTGTCACCAGCGATGATGTCCGCATCCTTCGCGACATCGAGTTGTACTATTCGACCCAAATTGATGAGATGCCCATGAACG TTGCGGATTTGCTTTCATAA